The Branchiostoma lanceolatum isolate klBraLanc5 chromosome 5, klBraLanc5.hap2, whole genome shotgun sequence region TGTCTTTGTCACCTTCTTGGGTCAACGACCACTCTCCATCACTCATTCCATGCATGCTCTCTTTGGGACGGTGAGGTTTTGCCGAAGGTGGGTGGAGCCTGTCTTCCCTCCCACTAGCAGGGGAACTACGCTTCTACTTAAATGCTTCTGTGGTTATAATTTCTTTGTACTTTACCGATGAGATAAAATCTTATTGTTgataataaggccacaccaatttaatttcttggttaacggatttttatttccccccccccccaaaaaaaacttttagaaaaaatatcatgaatttttttttctaaaattttttttttttggaaaataaaaatctgttaaccaagaaattaaattggtgtggcctaaggccatgttcatttgattatatggatgacatccacgcgcacatcaattttcatccatttccaaaaataaataaaacgttttctaccatactgtaaatcatgcaaagcggctacaaaatgaacaaatatatgtTGTAAATTGCGaacagatatttcggaaaatggatactaaggccaaagtcaaagaagaagatgtgaaataacaaaaatgaagaatccatgatTTGGTAtgccattctctgtgtgttaagtcatgtgtgtaaccttcctgaccacgtagattccttactgaaggcaactttttttttttgccaaacttttatttattcgcatgcttgcatcagtttaggggatcccagaggatgtcatccatataatcaaatcaacttaACCTAATAAAAACGCTTTGCAGTTGCACTGCGGCATGCTCGAGGCTGGCCTGCACTGGTGATGTGCCTGCTGCAAATGTTGGGCGTAAATCTAAGGCAGCATGTTCGCTTCCttaaatctgtatctgtacacaGGCCTTTCATTCGACGTCATTTGCGTCGTGTCGGATTACAGTTTACGTCTGTCTAACGTGCCAACAAAGTGCTGCTGTCGTCCAATTACAAGCTAACGTGGTTGCCGGTGGATTCAAATTATGACGACAGtgacgtcaatgaaaagcctctatagcccttcggcgtaacacgccagcttcgcaAACAAGTGGTGTCTGGTTGTTATGCTACAacaaatgacctgtcacaccaaacctttgcacatctaatgCCAGGCCTCCTTAATGCGGCACATTGCTGTAAGAGAGGTTGTCAGAACAGGTGTTGttcttacatgtattacaataaaacacacaaaatgcaaACTGTGAGAAATATATAGGATGCAAAAAACGTTGTTGTGAAATTTATATTTCCTTATTTCAACTGAGAAATTTTTTGTCATTAACACTTTGTTGCCtggcagggctcaaaatagtttttgtttccatttcCTGCAATCTGCAATTCATCATAGATTCATACATAGTCAGAACGATTTCCTTATGTGTCTAAGTTGTTTAAAACCTTTAGACACTGGAGGTCTGTGGTGAAGTCTGCTTTGTGGGATCACATGCATGTGCAGTGCTTGTGTCTTGTGTGCTACTGGCTGAAAGATAGGCACATTGTAGTGCATGGCTTTCCTTACCTTAGACCCTCCTGTAGCTATGTTGTATACAGACAACTAAGAAGGTACAATGTTATCCATCGTTGAAAAAAGTACCACGTTTGTAGGACATTTTATGCAACGTCACCCAATATCTCAACACTTGTTGTCAAGCTTACTCCTGCATGTTCAGAACACCCTTAGAGCATCACAAACGTAGAGAAGAGAAATGTGTGAAAGACATCTTGTTTGTGTACAGTTGTTTCTTGTTCTTCCCCTTAACATCCTGTCCCATGGCCTTCCCTGCACGCACAAAACACTTGACAATGGCTACAAGGCTAGTGCTcataataatgatatataacaCTGAAGGTGCCTGATTTGATCGcgcttagaccccgttcatattaAGCCCATCATCACACAAGTCGGTTGAATTAAAAGAATTAGCCAGCTAATTTAGCCGGCTATCTTAGCCTGATATAAATGCAAATTAACCGGCTACATAAGGGTTTTTACATGTAGCAGGATGAATTGAATCCACCTCAGGAGGTGGTTTGGACATAccctgctaaaacccttatttagcCGCTTAATTTGTGTTCATATCAGGCTAAGATAACCGACTAGATTTGGCGGCTAATTCTTTTGGTTTACTTGGTTTAttgcgataccctttagtcAAATTATGACttatcttccagggttcaacacaaatgcatacaaacacagacatatatacagtgcaagattaaaaggacataTACATAAGAATCTTTAATTTGATTCAACCAGCTATGATAGGCTTGATATCAACGGGGTCTTATAGCGGCCGCCCGTAACTGGTCAGCCCCGCAGGAAGGGAGTTTGCGCTATACAAGCTTCGCTGAAGGTAACTCCCGTCTCTCCCTTCCTTCCGCAGCTTGAAGAAGCCCTGACCACCCTGAAAGAGGAGAGGGAGCAGAAGCTGAGTCTCCGCCGCGAGCTCAACTCCCTCATGAGCATCGACTCCTTCTCCAGCTGGAGTCACGACACTCTCGGTGCCCTCAATCTCACCTACGACAACGACAaggccgccgccgccgccgccgctgcGGGCAGCCGGGGGGACGGCGGCCACGAGGAGACCAACGGTGCCAAGCCGGGACCAAGTCTCGTCTCAGACCTCCTCAGCGAACTTCACATGTCGGAGATACAGAAGCTGAAGCAGCAGTTGAAGCAGGTGAGGCAGATGTTAGAATTAAAGGAAACCAGGATTTTTATGGTCAAGTTTACATGTGTATGAATCAATACAGAATTTGCTAGTCGCAGCAGCAGAGATATGTTTGGTAACAAATCTTCACCTCATTGCAATTGTTTACCCCCAACAACCAGGTCATGTCGAGGGACTAGGTAGACAACTGCTGGGTTCAACCAGAGTTTTATGATGGCATGTTCCATGTTGTATCCTGTTGTATAGAAAATTCTTTTATTACCGGTAACTGTTGTATGAGAAAGGAAATACTCTCCCCTAGTTGTTGAATCTTTACATCTGTCGCAACATGTACAGTGATGCAGATATTTGACTGTCACAATTTTGTATTGTCTTTGCAAAATTTGAAAAGTTGACAATTGCTACAAATATTTTGTGCATTCAGTTGTCATACAACTTGAAATTAAGAGAGAAACAGGTAGATTTTGGACCCAGTTTCAAAATAGTAAAAATACTGAATCAGATGTGCAAAATTTCCTGCAGGTTGAGATGGAGAAGGCGGCCCTGATGAAGACCCTGCAGGAGTCTCAGCAGAAACTGTCCGAGCAGGACCTGAAGATGTCTGAGATGACTGCGGAGATCGAAGGCACCAAGAAAAAAGTAAGCCACATCTGTTTTGACAAAATAAAAGTGTCTTTTACACTGAGACTTTTAGAAGCAATGAGGGCTATTTTTAATCATATGTCAAAATGTTATGCCCTGAAGTAGAGGTAAAGCAGTTATCCTGTATTAAGGCGAAGCATGATGCTTCTAGGATTGTCTAATAGTGAAATGCAGCTTCATCCTAGCTCCTCTTTTCAGCcgagcacaccaggtcacccttACTCATATCGACAAGtgtcaggggtttttctagaaaaattaaacaatagGGAgtacacacaggcgagggagcgaattctatgtactagtatttatggaagaatcaatcgctgagggaaggctgtatgctggggattaagctaaaatctgaatctgacaagggggcgctgggctgaaacaagagggtgcagcgcccctctttcctgatttagatgaacccccgAGTGTGTTCTTTATGTGCTATGCACTTAGTCTAGTATTAATAACAATAGTTTATACtcattacagttactgtattgttCTTACCAATCCGTTATGTAGAAATACGAGAATGATTTGATTTGTCCCGTCACCAACAGACAGGTTTAAACCCTAGATCTTATAGTGTTATACTCTTCACTGTACTGAATTGTCCATGCCGATTTTTTATTTGGAATGATAACAATGTCTCCACGACCACGTAGGTTGAACACGAGGTTGAGCAAATAAATGTTGCAAGCAGAATTGAGGACCCTAAACATTGGATTCTAACTCTTCTACTATAGTATAAATACTCAATGCTTTTTGTGGGATGATAacagttattccctttcacaacTACACTTCCAGGCTGAACACGAGAGTAAGGAAATGTTGCAGGCAAAATTGAGCACCCTGAACAATGGTGTCTAACTCTAATAGTAGTAAAATTACTAACTGTTCATGCCAATCTTTTACATGGAATGATATCACTGTCATATTTCCACAACTACAGGTTGAACACGAGAGTAAAGAAATGTTGCAGCTGAAATTGAGGACCCTCAACAATGGTTTCTAACTCTAATAGTAGTAATACTTAACAGTTAATGTTCAGGCCAATCTTTTACATGGAATGATAATCACTGTCATATTTCCACAACTACAGGTTGAACACGAGACTAGAGAAATGTTGCAGGCGAAATTGAGGACCATGGAGTCGGAGCTGAAGATGTTTCAGGAGAGCCAAGAAGACGAGGACAGGAGACGCAAGTCCAGGTTCAGCGAGATGCAGGTGCAGATGTCCGCTCTGAACAAGAGGAACATAGAAGCAAGACAGGTAAGAGTTCCACATTCATCTATTGTCGTACATGTAACATAGCAGTAGATAATGTCTACGTAGTGCCCAACAAACCTCAACAAACTGAAAGCAGTCTAAGCCCTAAGAATACTTGCTTTACCAGCATATACACGTACATGCACTATTGCCATAATGCTTACTGTAATAGTTGTTGTCTGTAACAGTTTGACTCTGCACAGGATATATCTTTACTACACGTGTCACGATACAGGACACAGCACAGTGCACTCTCCTTAGCGGTTTCTGTGTGTTATCTATGATATATAACTTGCACTTTTAGAAGACAAATGCACTGCTTGCAAGCTCTGCCACTACTGTTTTCTTTGTACGAAGGCTGCACGACCTCAAAGAAGCGTTTGGGAACTTTTTCTTCCCTTTGTGTGTTACAAAAAATCCAAAGATTTATTAAAGGCAGATGCCACCCATTCCCAATGCCACAAAAAGGAGGCAAGAAATTGATGATAAGACAGGAGTAAGGAAATCCTTAAGGCATCAAACTACGAGTAAGGAAATCCTTGAGGTACCAGACTAGTCTGTAAGGCTTCCCTGAGAGGTTTCTCTCTCGCCCTCTATCAGGAGTGGGGTTTGAGGCAGTCCGCATCCGTCATTCATGGGTTGGAAGCTCAAGTCTCGCAACTCCACAGACAATTGCTTGAAAGATTACAGGTCAGGACCCGTTAATTAGCTCGTCATGGAAGATGCTTTGAACATTATATAACGAGCTTTTTCATCCAGTAACTTGGCTTGTGTAGACGTTTTTGTTAGTATCTCACCGCCGCAGCTTTCACAGCCCTAATGCACCACAGGTAGATAAGCGGAGCCCTGCTTTGGTAAAGAGAATGTTGGTTCCTTTAACTGCGCTAACATCAATCCATGTGGCTGAGTATTTGCCTACAGCAAAATTGTGACAGTATATAGGGCACACGCCGTGATCAAAGCTTTGCTGGCCGATGTTGCTTATCATACGTACGTGCGTACAAGTACGTGTACATTTAGCCCTAAAACGTCTTGTAcacttacaaatgtatctgGCTTCTTGCTTGACCCTTTCCATGAATGCATATTACCTTTCTgataattcattcattctttcgaCTGAAAATGTGCAAGTAAGGCAGCCTGTGCTTTGTCTGATGTGCtaacaatgtacataatgtatgcatTCCTGCTATAATGATAATTTATGCCTCACATCCACAGAAGGCTTTGGCATCTAAAACGTCAAACTTTCCTTGATCACCACTCACTGTGCTCACCCCCTGCCATTACTATCAAACCAGAGAAATGTCAGACCCTGCCGGCTGTGCCAAATGTTGACCTTTTCTGTGACGTGGAGTGTCGTGAACAAAGTTTACCTGTCCTGCCCTTGCCTGTATCCGGCTCCTGTATCTTTTGTTTACCGTTCAGCCTTCCCTTGTCTTACCATGAGCAAGATAGCACGAGAGCTGCAGGGTTACCGTGCATTTGGTTTGTCGTTCTTTCAAGCAGAATgcgttacatacattgtacacacagtGCATCACATGCTCAGTAAAAGATGGTTTTACCTTTCCTTTCCGTTTGTTGCCTAGCACATTTGAATTGGATGCTTGTAGTGAATGTTCATTGTTTCTGTGATGTTAAGTAAAGAGAACATAATCTTTGTCAGACCCATGCCATATCTTTCCAAGAGCCTTGGCTTCGTCTTGCATTTAGTACCCCTCTCTCGTCAACTACTACCAGTAGTAGTCCGGCTGCATTTATTGATGCTTTGTTCCTCATGTAGAAACAATCAGATCACTGTAGAAAAACAGAAATTTTAGTGAACATTCCTTGCAAATAAGTGAGTTAATGAGTACAGTACAACCTCGATTATTGGATCCAGTCCTCAAGTTATCTAGAAGACAGAAAATCCAAGTTTACTTCTTATAAGGCTATCTAGTTGATTCAGGAACAAAGAAAAACTAATATGTTTCTTATTCTTCTTTCTTCGACATGCCATACTATTTTAGCCTGGAATcaatcctatttagcttccggccgctaccctagctccgctgcgctagcttgggtagcgcagcggagctagggtagcggccggaagctaaataggatggattccaggctagtgctATTTAGCACAATTCCTTGTGATCTGAATCATTGCCGTAAACCTGAATGATATAAACAGCTTCAAATCTTCTACCTTTTTTATTATTTCACACCAACGCTTGGTTTTGCAAACATTTGTGCGCAATGCATTGATTACAGAAAAAGGAGACTATATGTACATTTACAGAAACGTGTAGCTGGTGTACTAGGCTCTCTGATTTAAGCCTGTTTACTGACAAGGTTAATTTATTAATGTTACATAAAGATTATCTGAGACACAACAGATGTTGTAACCAGTACTGTTTATTGAACAAATGAACTCAAAGATATTCTTCTATCAATAGCTGCTAGCATTCACTGGCTAGTAGGCTGTCCACCAAATGACCTGGATATCTCTTAACAGAGTGCAGTGATGCAAAATCTGTCAGTCTGATAACCGAGGTTCTACTGTGATTCCTTCCGGTAATTTCCAAGCAAATTCTGTATATCGGTCATGCTTGTTTTGTTGGTCTTCTTTGgccttttctgcatttctacTTCTCTCTCTACTGTAGTATACACCTTTtatttttgcccccctcccctcaacaAAAGAGAGACATGATGCAAAATAAACCAAGTAACTGGATAGTTGCTCTAAAGAGTAatatgtttcagatagcatcgaTCCACtgtctgtctttcatcagtgacatacattgtactagagagagaaagagagatataaaaatgcaaaaaagacCCACAAAACGTCAGCCCAGttgatacatctgcttggaaactggTTGATTCCAGTGGCTGCATTTCATATGAATCGTCCCAGCCTCCACAAACtggcatgcatgcatgcaatcCATGCTGTGTCCAGTTATACTGTCAGAACTCGGACAGTTTCtcccttttctttttacaaaatcGGCCCCCAGTCACCCCCCAGACTGGCATGCTTGTACGCATGCTTGATCCAGCTATTACACAGCAGCAACTGTAAAAGCTCTGATGACTGTTACTCCAACAaacggttactcaagcaactggatatggttttggaaacggtcagatgtttcgggtagcatccactatctttcgtcagtgactactcgggatgctacctgaaacgtctgactgtttcccaAATcgtatcctgttgcttgagtaactgttttcttggcatatcttatgacctggatgtctagccttcatcttTTACTAgtcaatgctgtagggctgttgtgaggttggattttaccatggtcaatactgaccgacggaggccataatgcagccttcatcgacgtaagtCTGACTGTTACGTCCCTTTTTTTCTCACGAACAGACCATCCGACAGTTGGAGGACAGGCTGTGCTCGACGAGCGAGTTGGCGAGCGAGGGGCAGAGCAGCATCAACATGACACAGGACGAGCTGGTCACAGTCAGCGAGGAGCTCGCCCAGTTGTACCACCACATCTGCATGGTCAACGGAGAGACGCCCAGCAGGATCATGCTGGATCACATGAGGACTGCCAAGGGGGCAAGAAGGTAGGGTAACGCTGTGAACATGCTAGTAGTGTGTGTAGTCCAGGGGTTAGAGACCCTACCTGCTGTGTCGCTCATCTGACATGCTTGCCAATGGAAAGTGCAGCAGTCCTTATGACGGGATGTTaggccgtggtccactgttcattgtgcttgttaaaaagggaatttccctggtacaatgaacctgtaaatactgtgtaCAGATGCATATCCTTGTCTGTTGGAATCATAACATAGTTTTTCTCCCTACTTGTCCTGCAGGAACAGTATGAAGAAGGAGAGGAAAAGTCACGGTCACAGGTTGAGAGCGGGGTCCATGCCCATCCTCTCATCCCGTAACGGTCACGGCAGGCAGACCAGCCCCACGCTGGCGCGACGGAACAGCATGGCGGAGATCCGGCCTTCCAGCCTCAGCACAGCCGACCCGGCAGCGCAGCAGCAACACAGAAGGGGGACAGACTCCCCTCCGTCCAGCCCCGAGAGCCCCACATCAGAGACAGGTGAATCATGCCTTTTATAGCTATCTAGCACCTAaatgaacccaacacacttatcgagagtCCCACATCAGAGACAGGTGAATCATGCCTTTTATAGCTATCTTAGTATCTAGCAcccaaaagaacccaacacacttatcgagagccccacttttgagaaatgtgaatcaTACCTCTTATAGCTATCTAAcacctaaaagaacccaacacacttatcgagagcCCCACATCAGAGACaggtcagggctcgaaattcatttttggaaataggtgcacccaaccccaaaaattaggtgcacagaaagaattttgggtgtaccacataaaataaagttgaatgtcagcaaaacataattacaaagtttaatacTACTggctgtaattctatagcttacTGCGAAATTGCTTTTTCttatatttacatttcaagaatatcctatatactagtgcacaatagtacctttaccccatagcctacaaaaaatatctaggtgcactggtgcacccacagttaagaattaggtgcacacctcaaattttgggtgcacacaggtgcacatacacccagtattttgagccctgcaggTGAATCATTGCTTTTATAGCTATCTAGCACCTAAAAAAACCCAAAACACTTATCGAGAGCCCCACATCAGAGACAGGTGAATCATGCCTTTTATAGCTATCTAGCAcccaaaagaacccaacacacttatcgagagcCCCAcgtttgagaaatgtgaatcaTACCTTTTATAGCTATCTAGCAcccaaaagaacccaacacacttatcgaaagccCCATGTTTGAGAAATATTAGTGAATCATACCTCTTATAGCTATCCATcacctaaaagaacccaacacacttatcgagagcCCCACAACAGAGACAGGTGAATCATGCCTTTTATAGATAATCTAGcacctaaaagaacccaacacacttatcgagagcCCCACGTTTGAGACATGTGAATCATACCTCTTATAGCAGTAAGCTAACACATAGAAGAACCCAGTACACTGATGGAGATGAGTAGTGGTCACCCTATGTGCTTGGTCACCAGTtctagtcactgaagaaagatagcggatgctgtctgcaacgtctgactgtttcaaaattttatcaagtcacttgagtaaccatttttggcgtagtatctatttattttatttatctatttctttgaCTGTGTACACAGTACAACAGCCAATGTTGCCCGACTAGCAGTAGCTATTGTGAGGGGCCAACCTTCCTGCACAATACAAAGTGGAATAAAATAGTTACATTAGTTAACATGATAAGATCATACAGGCATACAATCATACAAGCTCTCACAATTAATATTCATGTACATTCTTTAAATAACACGCTATAGAATCTAAAGGGGAGAAAATTAAATTGTCTATCAACGGGCTGTACACtggaataataataataactttattgcacaacaattgtacaaggtacaaagtatggcattcactggtacatagataacattctattaggctaaccaatctatctaatacaatattatgtggtagtctatcttatacaagaTGGTgaagtagtatgggatgacaatacTATGATCTGTCAATTGCTAACAAAAGCTGTCTCTTATGCAGGACCGGAAGGGGCCGTCGCGCAGAACGGGGAGGTCAAGGGTGACCCCACGACCTGCTACAACTTGCTGCAAACCGTCAGGGACCAGATTAGGCACCTCAAGCGTGCAATCGACCACACGGTGGAGGTTGCGCGCCAGCGGTCGCCAGTGGATTCCTCGGATGCGATGGACAAGGCCGAGCTGCAGGAGCAGGTGCTGAAGCTGAAATCCCTCCTGAGCGCGAAACGCGAGCAGATCGCAACGCTGCGCACCGTCCTCAAGGCCAACAAACAGACCGCCGAGGTGGCCCTGGCCAACCTCAAGAGTAAGTACGAGTCGGAGAAGTCCATGGTCCACGAGACCATGATGAAGCTTCGCCAGGAACTCAAGGCCCTCAAGGAGGACGCCGCCACTTTCTCCTCCTTGCGGGCGATGTTCGCGAGTCGCTGCGACGAGTACGTCAGCCAGCTGGACGAGATGCAGCGACAGCTGGCGGCCGCAGAGGATGAGAAGAAGACGCTCAACTCGCTTCTCCGCATGGCCATACAGCAGAAACTGGCGCTCACACAGAGACTCGAGGACCTGGAGTTCGACCGGGAGCAGACCACTCGCGTCAAGCGGTCGAGCTCGATGCGGATGTCGTCTCGATACGGCGGCACCACCACCAAAGTAAGTCCGAGGGGGAGGCAACCCTCCATGAGGCATAGAGACCACCACCGCGACGGTGGGGGGGCAGGGGCGGGGTTAGGGGGGTCCCACCACTTCACGGGGGCTACATATCGGCCGGGAGGGGCCATGAACCACTAAGAACCGCCCTCTTCCGTGTCTAACTCTCGGCATGGAGGCAGTGACAGACGCATACGAGGTCCACACGACTGTGCAAATAGCTGCCCGGGGCTAGGCGGAGGGTGGGTGCTGAGTTGATCTCAGCCTCTCACAACTTcctttcaaagtttgctccCGCAGCTCGATGTGTGCCTGTCGGTAGCAGGACTGATAAGACTGTACAGTACATGCAGAGGTGATCAGAGCTGTACAATGGGATTCTGTAATGCTTGTACCCGGGGGTGTTAGGCTGCAGAGTAAGGGGAAATCCAGTCGACCCCCTTGCCCCCTGacgtcgactgtgtgacaggtAGGGGCCAGGCGTCGGGGTGAGCTAGTGAGTGTCTGCCTATCATCCTCCTGGCCTACACCAAACAAAAGTTGACATTTtgtaagaaaacaacaacaacaaaagtttgaCTATGCCAAACATGCAACAACTGAACAAGGTGAAATTAAGCCATCCAAGAGAGAAACAGCTTTTGCATTTAGATTATATTGTCACACCTTTTTTTGATAGGGGGACAAACGGTTTCACATTCTACCTTGTAAATACGGTCTCTCAGGGTAGTAGATACCATTAGAATGCCTTTTCACTGTACATCATCATCCGGTCCACCTTTCCTGTTACGTACGTTGTCTGTACTGTAACCTTCTTCTCGCTGAGTTAACTTCTTTCTGTACCAAATGTGTATTGGGTTcagggttaagcagcagggagaaggttaataagcAATCTGTACTTAACAACATGGCCTTCTTCCCAAGAGACAATCACCTTAAAGTTTTGGTAGTACATCTGGTTTTGTGGTCTATTTGcagttcttgaaaaaaaaaatcgttacAACTTTTATGAAAAATACAAAGCGAACAAAAACAGTGTGGAAAACATATACCGATGCAGAAATCTACTATGATTTGATACTTTGTTGTCAAAGCTAACTTCGGTGACATCTTGGCAAGAAGCTGCTATGACGATGTACACTGTACCATCCTACATTCATTATATACCTCACAAATGTCAATATCATGTCAGCATGCAAAAGGAATGAGTGGGCAAGGTATGGGATTGGGCTCAACATTCAAGCTGCTTTGTAAAATGTGTTGACAGTCTCGTTAAATCCTAAAACTTGAGTTGAACTCATCCAAAACGATAACGTCACTATTTAAGTAGTACTGGGAGGAAGCAGCAGCTTTACATTTGTTGAAGTCTGATCCTGCACCTTGTCCACACTTTCCTTACCACCTTGACAAACATTCTCTGTGCACGAACAACAATCATGTAACCTGTCCACTTTTCTGTCTTCAATCTTGTGTCAGCATGATGGACAAAGTAGTTAGCATGTCATTAGGCATGCCTTGGACATGGTTTCCTTGGGAATGTAGGAACAGCCACATCTGATGAAGTTGGCTTCTGAATCAGTACAAAGGTATGGGATGTAGAGGTATGATACTGATGGCATTGTACTTAGTGGCTAAGTTAGCCCTCAAGCATCTAAGCTATCATTGAATGTACATGCATCTACTGTCAAACTTGTTACACTTATCTGACAACTCTGAACTGATCCTGACTTGTTG contains the following coding sequences:
- the LOC136434469 gene encoding protein bicaudal D homolog 2-like isoform X2, with translation MERGEGLPTSAEGLRVEVLRLRGELEQTSQEKIQAAEYGLQVLEEKQIIIQQYEELEALFEVTNRELDLAKETLGKVHLTHKKVSQDGEDREETLLKETSAREADLITRIADLEEDLKHAKQVLSNVQSENERLGGLNHEYCQAIETLEKQRKGLRDEIKEYKFREARLMQDYGELEDENISLQKQVSVLKSSQVEYEALKHENKRLMEETELLNSQMEEAMKLKQIAEKQLEEALTTLKEEREQKLSLRRELNSLMSIDSFSSWSHDTLGALNLTYDNDKAAAAAAAAGSRGDGGHEETNGAKPGPSLVSDLLSELHMSEIQKLKQQLKQVEMEKAALMKTLQESQQKLSEQDLKMSEMTAEIEGTKKKVEHETREMLQAKLRTMESELKMFQESQEDEDRRRKSRFSEMQVQMSALNKRNIEARQEWGLRQSASVIHGLEAQVSQLHRQLLERLQTIRQLEDRLCSTSELASEGQSSINMTQDELVTVSEELAQLYHHICMVNGETPSRIMLDHMRTAKGARRNSMKKERKSHGHRLRAGSMPILSSRNGHGRQTSPTLARRNSMAEIRPSSLSTADPAAQQQHRRGTDSPPSSPESPTSETGPEGAVAQNGEVKGDPTTCYNLLQTVRDQIRHLKRAIDHTVEVARQRSPVDSSDAMDKAELQEQVLKLKSLLSAKREQIATLRTVLKANKQTAEVALANLKSKYESEKSMVHETMMKLRQELKALKEDAATFSSLRAMFASRCDEYVSQLDEMQRQLAAAEDEKKTLNSLLRMAIQQKLALTQRLEDLEFDREQTTRVKRSSSMRMSSRYGGTTTKSHRRDSESRARRHRDKT
- the LOC136434469 gene encoding protein bicaudal D homolog 2-like isoform X4, with the protein product MERGEGLPTSAEGLRVEVLRLRGELEQTSQEKIQAAEYGLQVLEEKQIIIQQYEELEALFEVTNRELDLAKETLGKVHLTHKKVSQDGEDREETLLKETSAREADLITRIADLEEDLKHAKQVLSNVQSENERLGGLNHEYCQAIETLEKQRKGLRDEIKEYKFREARLMQDYGELEDENISLQKQVSVLKSSQVEYEALKHENKRLMEETELLNSQMEEAMKLKQIAEKQLEEALTTLKEEREQKLSLRRELNSLMSIDSFSSWSHDTLGALNLTYDNDKAAAAAAAAGSRGDGGHEETNGAKPGPSLVSDLLSELHMSEIQKLKQQLKQVEMEKAALMKTLQESQQKLSEQDLKMSEMTAEIEGTKKKVEHETREMLQAKLRTMESELKMFQESQEDEDRRRKSRFSEMQVQMSALNKRNIEARQTIRQLEDRLCSTSELASEGQSSINMTQDELVTVSEELAQLYHHICMVNGETPSRIMLDHMRTAKGARRNSMKKERKSHGHRLRAGSMPILSSRNGHGRQTSPTLARRNSMAEIRPSSLSTADPAAQQQHRRGTDSPPSSPESPTSETGPEGAVAQNGEVKGDPTTCYNLLQTVRDQIRHLKRAIDHTVEVARQRSPVDSSDAMDKAELQEQVLKLKSLLSAKREQIATLRTVLKANKQTAEVALANLKSKYESEKSMVHETMMKLRQELKALKEDAATFSSLRAMFASRCDEYVSQLDEMQRQLAAAEDEKKTLNSLLRMAIQQKLALTQRLEDLEFDREQTTRVKRSSSMRMSSRYGGTTTKSHRRDSESRARRHRDKT
- the LOC136434469 gene encoding protein bicaudal D homolog 2-like isoform X3 — its product is MERGEGLPTSAEGLRVEVLRLRGELEQTSQEKIQAAEYGLQVLEEKQIIIQQYEELEALFEVTNRELDLAKETLGKVHLTHKKVSQDGEDREETLLKETSAREADLITRIADLEEDLKHAKQVLSNVQSENERLGGLNHEYCQAIETLEKQRKGLRDEIKEYKFREARLMQDYGELEDENISLQKQVSVLKSSQVEYEALKHENKRLMEETELLNSQMEEAMKLKQIAEKQLEEALTTLKEEREQKLSLRRELNSLMSIDSFSSWSHDTLGALNLTYDNDKAAAAAAAAGSRGDGGHEETNGAKPGPSLVSDLLSELHMSEIQKLKQQLKQVEMEKAALMKTLQESQQKLSEQDLKMSEMTAEIEGTKKKVEHETREMLQAKLRTMESELKMFQESQEDEDRRRKSRFSEMQVQMSALNKRNIEARQEWGLRQSASVIHGLEAQVSQLHRQLLERLQTIRQLEDRLCSTSELASEGQSSINMTQDELVTVSEELAQLYHHICMVNGETPSRIMLDHMRTAKGARRNSMKKERKSHGHRLRAGSMPILSSRNGHGRQTSPTLARRNSMAEIRPSSLSTADPAAQQQHRRGTDSPPSSPESPTSETGPEGAVAQNGEVKGDPTTCYNLLQTVRDQIRHLKRAIDHTVEVARQRSPVDSSDAMDKAELQEQVLKLKSLLSAKREQIATLRTVLKANKQTAEVALANLKSKYESEKSMVHETMMKLRQELKALKEDAATFSSLRAMFASRCDEYVSQLDEMQRQLAAAEDEKKTLNSLLRMAIQQKLALTQRLEDLEFDREQTTRVKRSSSMRMSSRYGGTTTKC